The following DNA comes from Novosphingobium sp. PP1Y.
CACGCCGGGCGCTTCGGCCTTGAGCCAGTCGAACAGCGGATCTGCGCCCGGGCCATTGACTTCGATCTTGCCCATAAGCGGAAACGAGAGACCGAAATTGACCTCGCAGAATTCGGCGATCTCATCGGCCGAACCCGGTTCCTGGCCGCCGAACTGGTTGCAGGGAAAGGCGATCACTTCGAACCCGCGGTCGCGGTACTTCTGCCAGAGCGCCTCAAGACCCTTGTACTGCGGGGTGAAGCCGCACTTGCTTGCCGTGTTGACCACCAGCAGGACCTTGCCCGCCTTGTCGGCAAGGGCCAGCTTGTCACCATTGGGAAGCGTCGCATTGAAATCGGCGATAGTCTTCAAGGTCGGCACCTCGTTGTCTGAAATCGCTTTCAAGGAAGAAACCTCGCAGGCGCACGCGCAGGCCCCAGCGAGACCGACCGGCAATGCGGGTCGGTCTCACCGTGCAACCTGCGTCAGTCCGGGGTCTTGGGAAAGTCCGCGCGGCGGAAAAGCGCGCGAATCTCACCGATGGAAAGACGGTGATCGCCTTCCTTCTGGATCGCGTATTCCCTCTGCTTTTCTTCGGGCAGGTCCATGACGAAGTCGATCAATTGGGCCACGGTGCCGCGACGGATCGTCTTGAACCGGTGGAACAGACCGCCCCCATCGGCGCACTTGTGCAGTTCCGCCGAATCGTTCCAGCCGAAACCGCGCGGCGCCTCCGGTTCACCCTGGATCGTGGAGGGAGAGTCGCTCATCTGCGTGGTCCTTTCGTATTCCCTGTGGTTTTCTTTCAACTTGGGCATTTGCCGCAGCGAAATCAACGTGGATCCTCACGGCGTCCTGCAATGATGCAGGCCAAGTCGGTGTGTCGCTATTGCAGCACGCCGTCGTGCAGACGCACGACTCGGTCCATGCCCAGCGCCAGCCGCTCATTATGCGTGGCGACCAAGGCGGCGCTGCCCTGCCCGCGCACGAGACGCAGGAACTGGTCGAAGACCTTGTCGGCCGTCGCCTCGTCAAGATTGCCGGTGGGTTCGTCGGCCAGCACCAGCCGCGGCCGGTTGGCCAGCGCGCGGGCCACTGCGACGCGTTGCTGTTCGCCGCCCGAGAGCTTGCTCGGGCGATGCTCGAGGCGTTGACCAAGGCCAAGTGCGCCCAGCAGCTCGCGCGCGCGCTCTTCGCATTCCTCGCGCGGCTTGCCGGTGATCAATTGCGGCAGCACGACGTTCTCGATCGCGTTGAAGTCGGGCAGCAGGTGGTGGAACTGATAGACGAAGCCGATGTGATCGCGGCGCACCCAGGCGCGTTCGTCCTTGCCCAGTTTCGAGGCATTGATCCCGGCAATCTCGATATGGCCGCCGAAGCCGCCTTCAAGCAGGCCTATGGCCTGCAGCATCGTCGACTTGCCCGAGCCCGACGGGCCCAGCAGCGCCACGATCTCGCCGGGGCGGATCACAAGGTCGACGCCGCGCAGCACGTCGATAGTGACGCCGCCCTGCTCGAAGCTGCGCGTCAGCTTCTCGATACGCACGACCGGAACGCCGCGCTCGGCGCCGACGTGCGGTTCCTTGACATTCACGGGTTCACTCATAGCGCAGCACCTGCACGGGATCGGTGCTCGCCGCCTTGAAGGCCGGGTAGAGCGTGGCAAGGAAACTGAAGGCGAGCGCCATCAGGCAGATAACGGCGATCTCCACCGGATCGGAGCGGGCCGGCAATTCGGTCAGGAAGCGGATCGAAGGGTCCCACAGGTTCTGTCCGGTGACGATTTCCACGAGATGGACGATCGGCTGGCGGAAATAGAGGAACACGAAGCCCAGGATAACGCCCGCCACCGTGCCGAGCGCACCGATGCAGAAGCCCGTGGTGACGAAGACCTTGAGCAGCGATTTTCGCGTCGCCCCCATCGTGCGCAGGATCGCTATGTCGCGCGTCTTGGCGCGCACCAGCATGATCAGCGACGAGAGAATGTTGAACACCGCGACCAGCACGATGATCGAGAGCACGACGAACATCGCCACGCGCTCCACCGCCAGCGCCTCGAACAGCGAGGCATTGATCGTCTTCCAGTCGGTGACGATGGCCTGCCCGGCCAGCTTGCGCTCAAGCGGGGCAAGGATCTGGTCGACACGGTCGGGATCGGTCGTGGTCACTTCGATCATGCCGATCGAATCGCCGGTCAGCAGCAGCGTCTGCGCATCCTTCATCGGCATCACCACAAAGGCCTTGTCGTAGTCGTAGACGCCGATCTCGAAGATCGCGGCGACGCGATAGGCGATCTGGCGCGGCACGGTGCCGAAGGGGGTCGAGCGGCCTTGCGGATTGATCACGGTGATCATGTCGCCCACTTGCGCGCCCAGGTTCTGGGCGAGCTGGGAGCCGATCGCCACGTTGTTGCTGCCGGGCTCGAGTTGACCGAGACTGCCGGCCTTCACCTTGTCGCGAAGCCGGGCGATGTCCTGGTCGGTATTGCCGCGCACGAGGATCGCCTCGACCCGCCCGTTGAAGCTGGCCAGCAGCGGCTGCTCGATCAGCGGCGTGGCGCGGGTGACGCCGGGCGTCTTGCGCACGTCCTCAAGAACGTTCTGCCAGTTGTCGAGCCTGCCGCCATAGGCCTGGATGATGGCGTGGCCATTGAGGCCGACGATCTTGTCGAACAGCTCTGCGCGAAAGCCGTTCATGACGCTCATGACGATCACCAGCGCCGCCACACCGAGCATCACCGCGGCAAGGCTGATGCCCGCGACGAGCGCAATGAAACGCTCGCCCTTGCCGGGCAACATATAACGTTTGGCGATAGTCCATTCGAAGGTGGAAAGGATCAAGCGACGGGTCCGTCTGTGATCGGGTCAATGCGCAGCTGGCATTAAGGACATGAACAAAGGCTTGCAAGCCACGGGCGAACTTGGCCGGGGACGCGTGACGACACCGGGTTTGTGCCCAACCGACAAGCCCGCTATGGGTTCCCTCGACGAGCGGGTCGCAACGCTGTCATGACCCGGTCACGAAGCGCGCGCAGGAGGCAAAGCTGCACAAGCCTTTCCCACACCCCTTGCAATTGCGGGCGAACCCCGCCAAATGCGCCGCAGACATTGACGCGCCAGCGGGCCGGACGACTCCATGAACCTAACTCACCCCTTTCGAGACGCCGACGGGGACAAGCTGCGCGAAGAGTGCGGCGTTTTCGGCGTGATCGGTGCCAAGGATGCGGCAAATGTTGCCGCAGCCGGGCTCCATTCCCTGCAGCACCGCGGCCAGGAGGCCGTGGGCATCACCAGTTTCAGCGGGACGGAGTTCCACTCCCACCGCGGCCTTGGCCATGTCGCCCAGGTCTTCTCGCAGAAGGAACTGGACACGCTGCCCGGCACGATGGCCTCCGGCCATGTGCGCTATTCGACGACCGGCGGATCGGGCCTGCGCAACGTGCAGCCTCTCTTCGCCGACCTCGCCGCTGGCGGTTTCTCCATCGCCCATAACGGCAACATCTCCAACGCGATGACGCTCAAGCGCGATCTCGTGTCGAAGGGTTCGATCTTCCAGTCGACTTCCGACACCGAGGTGATCATCCACCTCGTCGCGACCAGCCGCTATCCCACCCTGCTCGACCGCTTCATCGATGCGCTGCGCATGGTCGAGGGCGCCTATTCGCTGATCTGCATGACTTCCGAGGGCATGATCGCCTGCCGCGACCCGCTGGGCATCCGCCCGCTGGTCATGGGCCGCCTCGGCGATGCCACAGTGTTCGCCTCGGAAACCGTCGCGCTCGACGTGATCGGTGCGGAATTCACCCGCGCAGTCGAACCCGGTGAGCTGGTCCAGGTCGACCACAAGGGCACGATTTCCAGCCACCGTCCCTTCGGCAGCCCTGCCCCGCGCCCCTGCATCTTCGAACACGTCTACTTCAGCCGCCCCGATTCGGTGATGGACGGCCGCTCGGTCTACGGCGTGCGCAAGCAGATCGGCGTCGAACTGGCCAAGGAAGCGCCGGCGCCTGCCGACATCGTTATCCCGGTGCCCGACAGCGGCGTCCCCGCCGCGATCGGCTACGCACAGGAATCGGGCATTCCCTTCGAGCTGGGTATCATCCGTTCGCACTATGTCGGACGCACCTTCATCCAGCCGGGTGACGCTGCCCGCCATGCCGACGTGAAGCGCAAGCACAATGCCAACCGCGCCCTCGTGGAAGGCAAGCGGATCATCCTGATCGACGATTCGATCGTGCGCGGCACCACCTCGCTCAAGATCGTCGAGATGATGCGCGATGCCGGCGCTGCCGAAGTGCACATGCGCATCGCCAGCCCGCCGACCAGCCACTCGTGCTTTTACGGCGTCGACACGCCGGAGCGTTCGAAACTGCTCGCCGCCAAGATGGACATTCAGGCCATGGCCGAGTTCATCAAGGCCGACAGTCTCGCCTTTGTCTCCATCGACGGCCTCTACCGTGCCGTGGGCGAAGCGAAGCGCAACAAGAAGTGCCCGCAGTTCTGCGATGCCTGCTTCTCGGGCGAATATCCGACCAAGCTGACCGACTTCACCGAACTTCGTCCGCAACAGCTCACGGCCGCGTGACGAAACGATGAGCGACACGGGAAGCGACAAGCCGTTCGAGGGCCAGATTGCGCTCGTCACCGGTGCCAGCCGCGGCATCGGCGCCGCAACCGCGCAGGCGCTGGCTGCTGCGGGCGCGCATGTCGTGCTCAC
Coding sequences within:
- a CDS encoding glutathione peroxidase — its product is MPTLKTIADFNATLPNGDKLALADKAGKVLLVVNTASKCGFTPQYKGLEALWQKYRDRGFEVIAFPCNQFGGQEPGSADEIAEFCEVNFGLSFPLMGKIEVNGPGADPLFDWLKAEAPGVLGTKKIKWNFTKFLIDREGKVVRRYGPTDKPEGLAKDIEALL
- a CDS encoding ABC transporter ATP-binding protein: MSEPVNVKEPHVGAERGVPVVRIEKLTRSFEQGGVTIDVLRGVDLVIRPGEIVALLGPSGSGKSTMLQAIGLLEGGFGGHIEIAGINASKLGKDERAWVRRDHIGFVYQFHHLLPDFNAIENVVLPQLITGKPREECEERARELLGALGLGQRLEHRPSKLSGGEQQRVAVARALANRPRLVLADEPTGNLDEATADKVFDQFLRLVRGQGSAALVATHNERLALGMDRVVRLHDGVLQ
- a CDS encoding lipoprotein-releasing ABC transporter permease subunit; its protein translation is MILSTFEWTIAKRYMLPGKGERFIALVAGISLAAVMLGVAALVIVMSVMNGFRAELFDKIVGLNGHAIIQAYGGRLDNWQNVLEDVRKTPGVTRATPLIEQPLLASFNGRVEAILVRGNTDQDIARLRDKVKAGSLGQLEPGSNNVAIGSQLAQNLGAQVGDMITVINPQGRSTPFGTVPRQIAYRVAAIFEIGVYDYDKAFVVMPMKDAQTLLLTGDSIGMIEVTTTDPDRVDQILAPLERKLAGQAIVTDWKTINASLFEALAVERVAMFVVLSIIVLVAVFNILSSLIMLVRAKTRDIAILRTMGATRKSLLKVFVTTGFCIGALGTVAGVILGFVFLYFRQPIVHLVEIVTGQNLWDPSIRFLTELPARSDPVEIAVICLMALAFSFLATLYPAFKAASTDPVQVLRYE
- the purF gene encoding amidophosphoribosyltransferase, giving the protein MNLTHPFRDADGDKLREECGVFGVIGAKDAANVAAAGLHSLQHRGQEAVGITSFSGTEFHSHRGLGHVAQVFSQKELDTLPGTMASGHVRYSTTGGSGLRNVQPLFADLAAGGFSIAHNGNISNAMTLKRDLVSKGSIFQSTSDTEVIIHLVATSRYPTLLDRFIDALRMVEGAYSLICMTSEGMIACRDPLGIRPLVMGRLGDATVFASETVALDVIGAEFTRAVEPGELVQVDHKGTISSHRPFGSPAPRPCIFEHVYFSRPDSVMDGRSVYGVRKQIGVELAKEAPAPADIVIPVPDSGVPAAIGYAQESGIPFELGIIRSHYVGRTFIQPGDAARHADVKRKHNANRALVEGKRIILIDDSIVRGTTSLKIVEMMRDAGAAEVHMRIASPPTSHSCFYGVDTPERSKLLAAKMDIQAMAEFIKADSLAFVSIDGLYRAVGEAKRNKKCPQFCDACFSGEYPTKLTDFTELRPQQLTAA